The Sebastes umbrosus isolate fSebUmb1 chromosome 4, fSebUmb1.pri, whole genome shotgun sequence genome has a window encoding:
- the si:dkey-103i16.6 gene encoding LOW QUALITY PROTEIN: NAD-dependent protein deacetylase sirtuin-3 (The sequence of the model RefSeq protein was modified relative to this genomic sequence to represent the inferred CDS: inserted 1 base in 1 codon; deleted 2 bases in 1 codon) → MNRSRSSSDKKAXQPPVTRITRSSSSQTRHTDPAETRESGPSPYGKQRRKQTDSALARDLSQMSVSGQDGLPTSKEKMSKGSSDPAQTGQSSGSRYGRGGLASVARLMKLGRCKNVVVVAGAGISTASGIPDFRTPGTGLYANVEKYNIPYPEAIFNIDYFSNDPQPFFSLAKALYPGSHRPNYIHYFIRMLHHKGLLLRMYTQNIDGLEKQCGIPDDKLVEAHGSFATAACHLCYTAYPAEEAKHAIMNDDVPVCTFCAATVKPDVVFFGEDLPQKYFLHAEDFPKADLLIIMGTSLQIEPFASLVNTVRSTVPRLLLNRHAVGPFERVPLRRGDHVELGDLEVTVRSFAEMLGWNDEIEELMKSQETLSIPTCCQSRRAPEPPGGTETSRSRPGGQRAASSGSEETDSETDSKSSASSSRSK, encoded by the exons ATGAACAGGTCCAGGTCCAGCTCGGATAAAAAAG CCCAGCCTCCAGTCACCAGGATAACCCGCAGCTCCAGTTCCCAGACCAGGCACACGGACCCCGCAGAGACCCGGGAG TCTGGGCCGAGTCCCTATGGAAAACAACGAAGGAAGCAAACGGACTCTGCTTTGGCCCGGGACCTCAGTCAGATGAGTGTGAGCGGACAGGACGGTTTACCTACGAG TAAAGAGAAGATGTCCAAAGGTAGCAGTGACCCTGCACAGACCGGTCAGTCCTCAGGATCCAGGTATGGTCGGGGCGGATTAGCCTCTGTTGCTCGGCTGATGAAACTCGGCCGCTGTAAGAACGTGGTGGTGGTGGCCGGAGCAGGAATCAGCACAGCCAGCGGCATCCCAGACTTCAG AACTCCAGGAACAGGTCTTTATGCCAACGTGGAGAAGTACAACATCCCTTACCCAGAAGCTATTTTCAACATCGACTACTTCTCCAACGACCCTCAGCCTTTCTTCTCCCTGGCCAAGGCTCTGTATCCCGGCAGCCACCGACCAAACTACATCCACTACTTCATCCGCATGCTTCATCACAAAGGCCTGCTGCTCCGAATGTACACCCAGAACATCGACGGGCTGGAGAAAC AGTGTGGCATCCCAGATGACAAACTTGTGGAAGCTCACGGAAGTTTTGCCACAGCTGCCTGTCACCTGTGCTACACTGCGTACCCTGCTGAGGAGGCTAAG CACGCCATAATGAATGACGACGTCCCCGTATGCACATTCTGTGCAGCAACAGTTAAACCTGACGTTGTATTTTTTGGAGAGGACCTTCCTCAGAAGTATTTCCTTCACGCTGAAGACTTCCCCAAAGCAGACCTGCTAATCATTATGGGCACATCTTTACAG ATTGAGCCGTTTGCCAGCCTGGTGAACACGGTGCGCTCCACCGTGCCACGTCTCCTCCTGAACCGACACGCCGTGGGTCCCTTTGAGAGGGTCCCGCTGCGGAGAGGAGACCACGTGGAGCTGGGCGACCTGGAGGTCACGGTCCGGAGTTTTGCTGAAATGCTCGGCTGGAACGATGAGATTGAGGAGCTGATGAAGAGCCAGGAAACACTG AGCATCCCTACATGTTGTCAGAGCAGAAGAGCTCCAGAGCCTCCAGGTGGGACGGAGACATCCAGGTCCAGACCAGGAGGTCAAAGAGCAGCCAGCAGCGGCAGCGAGGAGACCGACTCAGAGACGGACAGCAAAAGCTCTGCATCGTCCAGCCGGAGCAAATGA